The genomic stretch TGCCCGATCAGCCCTTGGTGTCCCCTGGTCGGTATCTGGATGAAAAGCGGGCACATGACATAGTTGGTCCATTCAGAGCAAAGCTCAGGACTTTTGATCCCTGAGGACGGAaaagttctttcttgttttgAATGAGAGTGATGTGCAGATACAAAGCCTTGGAATGTGGGAGCTGCTTTGCTACTTCAAGGACGAAGCTACCCAAGGAGGATGGATAGCAGAGTTGAGCAAATCGGAGAAACGTGAGTCCTATTTGTGAAGACATTAACACTCTCTTTATCTTAAAATGaggggcggctcagtcagtcaaacgtCCGTCTCCTGATTAGTCAAACGTCCGTCTCCTGATTTCgccttaggtcgtgatctcgtggttcgtgaggtGCGTgacacagagcccggtgcggggctctgcactcacacgtggagcctgcttgggattccctctctccttctctctctgcctccatccaCCCCCTGCTCACATGAGCTttcatgtgcacatgtgcgcatgctctctctctcaaaataaataaatcaacttaaaaaaaaaaaaaaaaaaagaatctcaccCTTTGAGGAAGACACGGCCGCAGCTACAGCAGAGCTTTGGAggccctgctcctgctcctgacTCACCAAGTTGCTCAGGAAGCCGCACTGCAGCCATGGCTTTTAAAGACCCCGGGAAGACACCCGTGGAACCAGAGGTGGCGATTCACCAAATGAGAATGAGTCTACCCAGCCGCAACATAAAATCTTTGGAGAAGGTATGTGCTGACTTGATCAGAGGCGCAAAGGAAAAGAATCTCAAAGTGAAAGGACCAGTTTGGATGTCTACCAAGACTCTGAGAATCACTACAACAAAAACTCCTTGTGGTGAAGGTTCTAAGACTTGGgatcattttcagatgaggatacCCAAACGACTCACTGATTTGCACAGTCCTTCTGAGACTGTTAAGCGGATTACTTCCATCAGTATTGAGCCAGGAGTTGAGGCTGAAGTCACCATTGCAGACGCTTAAATCAACCTCTTTAATAAATTATcagttgctaaaaaaaaaaaaacctctagacTATACATGAAAGGCCTGACCCACTCACTCCTAGATTTTCTAGTTACATGAGTCAGTAAATCCCCTTTTTGTTTAAACTGACTTTAGATTTCTAATGCCTGAACCAAAAGCATCTAAACCGATACGCTAAGTCCCAGCCCCAGATTTTTGGTCATTAcactattctgttttctttaagacACTCTGGGATGGATCAGAAAGTtcaagtcctggggcacctgggtggcttagtcggttgggcagctgactttggctcaggtcatgatctcacgttccgtgaggtcgagccccgcatcgggctctgtgctgacagctcagagcctggagcctgctttggattctgtgtaacccccctctctctgccccttccccactcgtgctctgtcttgctctgtctctcaaaaataagtaaatgttaaaaagaaaattataaaaaaaaaaaaagaaagttcaagtCCAAGCATGTCTAGGCAAGAAGAGACCTTAGAGACCATTCCCATCaatcttcccccaccctccccagtaTATACACGTGCTGCTGATGAAGAAATCAAGGTCCTAAGAGGTTAAGTGAACTGTTCAACATCACAAGTGTATCTATTACTACACACAGATCTCCTGGTTGCCAACTTCCAACTGTCTGGTCCAGTGGAAAACTCAATAACCGATAATCCTAACGTCATTCTATTTACCTTTGGAATATAATAAGTGATTTTCTTTCTACTACTCTGTAGTAGTAGAACccagttctttttatttacttatttttaaatgtttattttttttttaacgtttatttatttttgagacagagagagacagagcatgaatgggggagggtcagagagagggagacacagaatccgaaacaggctccaggctcagagctgtcagcacagagcccgatgcggggctcgaactcacggaccgagagatcatgacctgagccgaagtcggccgcttaaccgactgaaccacccaggcgcccccaaatgtttacttttgagagagagtgagtaggtgagggacagagagagagagggacagagacagagaatctaaagcaggctccgtgctatttGCAGAGAACTTAACATGAGGctgaactcccaaaccgcgagctcatgacctaaaccaaaatcagagtcggacactcaacggactgagccacccaggcaccgcagaatccaattctttttaaaaagaaactgagcTCCTGATGTAGTCAGTGCACCAGTTAGCCAGAGTGAAActgagcatgtgcatgagcatgTCTCATAGCCTGAGCTTTTCCCCTGGTCGTTGCGGGTGTAACCAATGGCAGGCCTCTGCAGGGAAACAGGGCACATGTCACCCACATGACAATGAAGCAGCTCCAAGTTCTAACTGCCATCAAAGAAGGTCAGATAAGAAGATCAGATAGACGTAGGAGTTCTGAGAAGAAAACACACTCTGGTAGCTTGCCCGTGGAGGGCGGGAGAAGGTGGTAAAAGTTAATTTTCAAGGAGAAGAAAGTGCATGAGCTAAGACACAGAGGTAAGAAAGCACACGTGAGAAACAGCTAGTCATTAGTGACGGATGCAAGGTGACAAAAGAAACGTGTGACAGATACGGAGGGTAGCAGTCTCTCAAGAGCTAGGCTAAAGAGTTGGAATCCACTCTGGAAATGAGGGTGTGGAAATCACCAATATTAAGTCTGAAAGAGCCAAGTTTGAGCCCAGCTCCTTTGCTGCCTAGCTTTCTTACCTCGGGTGGAGCATCCGATCTCACTAAGCCTGATTCCCCATCAGTACAATGGGATGCTATCCATCCTCATAGGGTTGCTAGGAaggtcaaatgaaataatgtagttAAAGCGCCCAGTATAGTATCTGGCTCTTATGAAGTATCCAGGAAATATGTGTTGATTGAGTGAAATGTAGAAACAATGGGATTTGGCAACGGAGTGGATTTGTGGAGGCAAGGGAGAGACAAGAGCCAAAGATGAGTCAGGTTTCAGGACTGGGTGACCAGAATGATACTAGCTTCTTACGGGAAAAGATGTTGGTCTTTCTGCATATAGAGAACAGTGCTTAGGATTGGAAATCAGGATAAGTGGAGTTAGACTGCTAAACAGATGGGGGAGTAGAACTCACTGGTAGTCCTGGAAagtttctggggggggggggggggtcattaagtttggaaataaatacaaatgaaagctaATTGGCCAGAGTGAGGCATACCCAAAAATGAATCTGCATTCCCTGGGCTCACATTAACTGATGTCCAAGGAAGGcggggggagttgggggggggggggggaatgggaaAATCCAATTTTGCCTACAAGACACCCACACAAAGTATCCAGAGTCATTTCCaataaatgccatataatttTCCAAGGAAATGAGTCCAGGTGTCTCTAATTTGCTTTGCTTAGCTCATCCAAACAATTCAAGGTGGAACCTGTCTAGAAGCCTCTCTACCCATGCAAACCTATTCCACCCATCAAGGCCCAGAGAAATCCCCGGTTCTCTGTGCTTTCCCAAGTCCTTCCACCTTCCCTCCTCTCAAATCTAAGCACTGTCCACATCCCTCACCTGGTAACCAATCACGGGCTGCTTTAGAACAGCTCTTGGATTACTGCCTATTCTAGCAGTTTTCGATCAGTGACTTGCCTATGAACAGTTCAAGTAGAACCTAGTTCAGAGGTTCCTGAACCTATCATCACAATCACCTGGGAAACGttcaaaaatatagattttaaggTCCTCATTCCCGGAGGTCAGTTTTTAAAAGCTGCCCATATTTCTCATCAGCAAGGTGTGAGAACCTCTGGTCCAGAGGGAACACAGGACTTTTTATTCAGAGATGTAtgcatgcaacaaatatttactgagtgtatACAGTGTTCCAGCCCACCACTGTATATTAATGAAATGATAATGACTAAGATTTCACTTAGTTGAATCCCCATGGCCACCTAGAAGCATGTTCTTGCTGGTTACAAGGCTTAATGTAGCGCCTTGCATATAACTACTGGCAAGAATTAATTTATCCAATGAATCTGATTTAGTTTTTTACACACTTAGGCCTCATTTCTTTGGATATACTAGAGATAGAGGCTGTGTTTTATACTTCTTTGTAGGCCAAACCATCTATCATCAGGCTTCCTCTATGTAGTAAGGACCCAATAAATGCCTCTTTATTTGGCTTTGATTTAAACTCCCTCAATTCTTTAATCTGTCTTTTCTACCTAAAAACAAGGCTATATGGTATAGTGTAAAAAAGGCTTTGGCGACCGTCTGAATTCCAATTCTTAATTGGCTGTGATCTTGAGCCAGTTCCTTAAGTTCTAAGCCTCTGATAATTTATCCCATAGGATAGAAATAATAGTACTCGTGAAGTTGTtgatgagaattaaatgaaataatgtatattataataatgtatataaagcaccTGAAACGTAGAAGGCCCTAGAACCAGAGATGGTAGCTCTGAGCCTAAgttctttttaagtaaaatgaagtCACTTctagttaaattaaaataagaaagctgATAATTGCCTATGGCTTGGTACGTTTCAAGTAcgcataaaaatcttaaaaatgaatgaataatgccATGTCTCTCTTTCGCCATACCCAGCCGAGGTCTCTTTCAGAAATTTTTTCTGGATTAAGCCCTTTGGCAAAATGGATTCTTCCCTCCCAGCTTTTCTGGGTCAGAAACACCCAAGCCCAAACCACAGTGTACTAAAAAGGCCCACAAGAGCCCAGAAGGAATGGACAGTGCCTACAATGCAGCTGTCCATCTCCTGCTGGGGCCCTGTTTCCAGTGAGTAGAAATCAACCACCCTTTTGCCAGCTGTGTGGACTTTTCATCACTGGCTATTTCAGGACAGAGTCCACGATAAACACTTCTCTGGGGCTTCCTTTCAGACAAAGCTCTATGGAGACTTAAAGCTCCTTAAAGACCTTTGGGCGCTGGAGGAAGTGAGGAAACATCCTGCTCTTAGAGAATAGAGACACCAAGTGCTCCAGAGGCAGGCTTGAGCAACAAGGGGGCAGAGATAGAAAAGGAGCCAAGATAAGAGGCGTCCAGAGCAttaacaattataataaaaataacctcTCTCGCTTGTGGAGGCtttacagtttaaattttttttttaacgttttattatttatttttgagacagagagagacagagcatgaacggggggaggggcagagagagagggagacacagaatcggaaggaggctccaggctccgagccatcagcccagagcccgacgcggggctcgaactcacagactgtgagatcgtgacctgagccgaagtcggacgcttaaccgactgagccacccaggcgccccggctttaCAGTTTAAAAAGCCCTTTCACACACATTAGCTTGTTGGCTCCACAACACAGCCTCACCCTAAGACCGACAGAGCGATTACCATCTTCACTGTGTCAATCAAGAGCGGAGCCCCACAGAGATTGCttgatgtgcccaaggtcacacagcgagtgAGCTGCCGAGGTGGACCAGACCCCGGGTCGGGGGGAGTCCAGGGCTCTTCCACTAGGAAGAAGGAATGGCGACCCTCCTTCCACTACCATGCAAAACCGGAAAGTGAGGgtaagagagaaagcacacaggaGGTGTGGAGCATAAAGAAGCCCAGGTTTCAGGGAGGTCACATTGTGTGCTCAGAGAGgggtcgtggggggggggggggggtcctagcACCAGAGCTCA from Panthera leo isolate Ple1 chromosome C1, P.leo_Ple1_pat1.1, whole genome shotgun sequence encodes the following:
- the LOC122227222 gene encoding 40S ribosomal protein S20-like, coding for MAFKDPGKTPVEPEVAIHQMRMSLPSRNIKSLEKVCADLIRGAKEKNLKVKGPVWMSTKTLRITTTKTPCGEGSKTWDHFQMRIPKRLTDLHSPSETVKRITSISIEPGVEAEVTIADA